One Drosophila gunungcola strain Sukarami chromosome 2R unlocalized genomic scaffold, Dgunungcola_SK_2 000004F, whole genome shotgun sequence genomic window, GCCTCCGTGCCCTCCTCGTTGACCTCGATGGTGGCCTTGTGCAGCACCCGGGACACGAAGATGCCCTCCGGGGATTCCAGCAGATTGTTGAACTCGGCTTCATCCGTGAACATTTTCGAGAGGCCCAGCTAAAAGTACAAATAAACAAGTGACGGGTAAATAAGTAATGAGGTCATAGCTGTTCCCGGGTTAGTGTTCGATAAGATAGGTCTTGAAGGTGTGTCACATCCGACTGCAACTAAAATTCTTGAATTTTATGGGCTGATACATGATCTTTAACACGAACCGCAGTAGTGGACATCCACTGCAATATGGCCACCCATTTCTTTATCTTAAACACCTTAGCTGCGATAAGCtactaaaaataatacatacaCAACCAGGGGAACATTTAAGATAAGaagtcaattaaaatatatacggGGCGGTTTGAAGTGCTGCAACGTGTCGTATAAgagaatatttttggttttatgaaGCCTGATTAGCGAAGGAATTTAGTGGGCTACTTTGCTATTTATAGACCATTGTTTCACCCCAAACACGCAACTTGACTTATAAGGAAACCATTTGTCATTAAACTCGGTCAAGGAACTATGTCAATTATGTAAAAACGAGAGTTGACCATGAATTGAGCTTTTGTCAAATAATGGCAGGGCCCAAAATAATTTCTCTATGttacagctgcggtcaaaataatagtaatggCACAATGAAAAGTActcaaaaatatatctttgtAGGCATAGAAGAACTTAAGATTTAAGTTATCATAATGCTGTACttacaaataaacacaatgccgtttaaaaacatttttattttctcagtttactgaattaattttataaaaacttaaggAAATAGCCACTTATCCTCATTTATCTACTTTGTATTGGGACAAAAGTCTCCAataattcatatatttttttaattcaaaatttaaaatactttttttatcaatcttttattaaaattattttaactatGGTTAATGtggatttttgtatttgcccCATTTAAGTAGCTTTTTCCATATGCTACACAACTACTGTTATTTTCACCGCACTCTATATGATTATTTGTTAGCTTTTTATATAACGGAAATGTTTACGGAACCTATTTTCGTTATCAATAGTCATTAGCTGGCTTACCTGCTTCAGTTTTTCGCCCAAATCCAGTGAGTATTCCACCTTGAACTTGGGGAACTTGACATGGACCTCCTCCACGGTCATCTTGTCGGCCAGATCCACAACATTCACAGTCTTGAGCTTCTCGGCCAAGGAGTACAGACCTGTCAGCTCCTGCGGCAACAGCACAAGCATGGACAAATCCGAATCCTGGTAGGGCATTTCCAGGGCAGTGCAGCCCAGATCCTCAAAGTAGCCGTAGCCAAACTTGGCCTTCTGGTTCATGTAGCTAATCTTGACCTTCTCCTCCTCGCCCAGCCAGAAATCATCCTCCTCGGTGCGCTTCTCGTCGAACTTGTGCGCCCAGCTGCCCTTGAAGTGGAGGGCATTGAGCAGGACCAGCCGTGTGAGGTCCGAGAAGGAATCGGCGCTGACCAGCTCGGTGATCTTGCCCTGCGTCTTGGCATTTACCCAGGCATTGATGGCCTGGGCTGCGGCATCGCTGAGTGCAAAATTAATGGACTCCGCCTCCGAGTGATACTGCTCCTTAATGGCCGCCTGGTAGGCCGGCTTCAGCTGCTTGCCCTCCTGCACATACAGTTTGTTGGCCACTCGCAGCAAGTTGCTATTCCGATACTTCTCCAGGACGAACTGGAAGGTCTGGGCCACCTCGGGCGGAAAGTTGGACACAAAGTGCAGCACCTTGGCGATCTCATCGGCGGTTTCTCCCTGCGATCCGGCAAAGGCCAAGGCGATGCACGTTTGGATGGAGAAGGGCGAAAAGACCACGTTCTCCTTCAGACCACCAGTGGCCAAGAGCTGGAACAGTTCAGTGGTGAAACGGGCGCCTCCACGGGCAAATTCCAAATTGAAGTCGAACATGGTGGGACTGTATGGGTGTGGGTGTGCTGCGTAATTGCGTATACTTGCTCTCTGGCCCGCTGTCTACACCGGAATGCCTTAAATTCGGTTCGGGGCCACAAGAAAAGTGAAAACAGCCGGCGGATGAGTCACATTCAAAACATCATCAAAACAATGAAAGAAGTGGTGGCGTCACCGTCCGGTGTCAACCTGCATCCACGGACTGGAGGGTTTCCTGGGAATTTCTCAAGGCATACAAGGAATCAGACCAACTAAATATATCCATTACAGCCAAGTTAAAGTGCGTTAATTCTGTAAAACGTTATTCATGCAATTCCGCAATTAGACCACCGGCATCGGCGCCTAAAAATACCACTATAAAATACTAGAATAAATACTGCTAATAACCGGCAGCTGGTCGCTCTTAGATTTGTtatcgaatttaaaaaatctaatgGAATAGATCTTAAAGCCTTTTTAGACTAGTAGTTTCATTGCCGTTTACACAACAGCcccaaaatttataataaaaattgaaaaatatagaTTAAATAAAACCTTAAACCACgttattaattacaaaaaaaagattcggtaatttgttaaaaaactcAGACTTTATCCGACAAATGTTTGAACTTTTGcgaattaaattcttttctgAGACTATTAATACCTTTAACTTGCTGAAATTGATTTCAGATGCGCCTACCTTATAAATTTTCAAGTGTGTTTGTAAATGTGTCTTAAGACTGGAACTCGTTTTAAAAGACTTTGAGCACTGGGAGCATTTAAACGGTCGTTCTCCTGTGTGTACTCGCAAATGCACCTTTAGATCCGAGCTCCTCAGAAAGGTCTTTGGGCAGTGGGAACACTTGAACAGTGTGAGTTCGCAAGTGTCCTTCAAGGTTCTGTTTTCGTATAAAAGTTTTACGGCGGTAAGAACATTTATGTGGTCTTCCATCGCTGATATTACACTCTTGATTATCATCTTCTTGTAAATCATTTTCCACCACCTCGATCTATACGTGGGAATCGGATCGAAATCGCAGTCTGAGACAGGATCGTTTTCTTCCTACAATTCATCATCTTCAAGTGGCTCGTTCTTTACTTGGCTTGGGACTTCCTTCTCGTCCGCGACTGCTTCTTCTTCAACCTGGTGATTATAAAGAGGTCCATTAGATTTGTTTGGGTCCTCAATCTCCCCATCTTGTCCTActtcttcatttatttaattctccTCCTGCAAATCCTTTTTCAACTGGCAGAAGATCCTGTGGCTCCTCTCGTGAGTTTGCTTCACCTCCAATGCATTTTGAACATCAGAATTCAAAATTGCGATGCAATCAAAACATTCATACCGTTCTTTCTAAAATACCATCCTGAAATTGCattatattgaaattattgtcttcactataaattaaactttccattaaaaattaagcttttatttttacttacaCGACTCgtacaaatattttgcttttccATTAGAGATGGGAGAAATCAGCAATGTCTTCGATAAGATCATACTAACTAGCAgatagaatatattttaacaaagaCTCATCAATTGAGTAGTGCATAAAATATCCAAAATAAGTAGtttaaattattacatttacttttaaataaatacacaatgaTTTCTAAAATTAAGTTATCGTTCTTGATAAGactaaaatgaaaaaataccaaaacctTTGCATTCCAGCCCTGGCAGTTCTGCGCGCGCGCTTTCCAACACCGTCGAACGCAACCCTCCCCGCTTCCCGCTCGCCCATAAAGCCATTATTTTTCGAGTTTCATCCGCAGCCACTGTGCAAAATAGgtttatcaatttaatttaagtgttAAAGTAGTTCTAAAGTGTTGTTTTAAGTTGCGCACGCCGTACCAAGGCCCACCGCCAGCAAATGCCCTAAACGGATGTATCCGTTGCATCGGAGTTTTTGCACTAAGTTGATGTGATTTTGCCGTGACTTCTGCGAACGAAGAAAATCATTTTTGGGAACGAAAGAAGGTGAGATCGTTATGCCATTGCCACTGCTCGATTCTCGAAGGGAATGGGGTTACGGAATGCGCGGATCTGGGTCCTTGAACCCCCTGCGAATGCCTGCAATGCAATGCAATCTCCGGAACCTGAATTCTGCGCACTGCAGCTGCATTTTATCCGATTTCACTAAAACACAcaacataaaacataaaacaaccCGCAATGCGTAAGAAGAACCAGAAAGTGCAACAAGGAGTGGTTGCTTGGCATCGAACCAAGTACATAAGTGAATCTAAACCCGTACCCTTCTGCCCGCCGCCTGTCACAATTTGATTTAGGCCCTTGTCGTCGCTTCAGTTGCATTCCCCTTTggattttgcattttgcatttggcACATTTGCATTCTGCACAGTTGCAACTTGTTTGCGCGCACAATTGCCGCACAAAGAGACACCTCCAGGGCCTTTGTGTGGATTGGGAAAACATTGATGTTTACGTCTCATCTTATAGAGTCTCATCCTCGAATCTCCTATCCTCTCCTATTGCAGCTGCAACAAAGGTTACGCGGCTCCAACAAGATGCAGCACAATGTTCATGCTGCCCGGCCAGCGCCCCACATCCGGGCTGCCCACCatcacagccacagccacggCCACATGCAACTGCATCCGGGCATGGAGCAGCATCTGGCCCAGAgtctccagcagcagcagccgccccAGCAGCCTCCACATCGCGACCATTTGCATGCACGGTAAGGAAACCGATGTGGAAAAAAGATATCCAGTTGGATAGCTGGGATCAGGCAGAAGAGGGAGCTACTTTCACCAGTAACTGAAATATCAGCAagtaaagaatatttaatagccAATTGGATCTATTGAAGCTTACTCAGAACATAAAACTTAGTACCCCAATTGACTGGACTCGGAGAATATTGCCACTTGGATCTTTTGGAGCTCAGAGGACTCcctttcttgatttttttttattaaaggaaCTTGGATATTTTGGATCAGGCAGCAAATGTAGCTTCATTATTGACTGAAATATCATTGAGGTCCTACCAATTACTCAAAACATAAAGCTTTAGTTTTCACTTAAATGTCAGGTAGGTAATGTACATACTTTTATGTTTCACCATGTTTTTTTGCGTCTTagatcataaaaataaatatatatattggatCTGATGGAGGTCTGGTAGAAGATAAGGCTCTAATAGGTTCGAGGAAGTGTAATAGATTCAGTTTGTTACAGGGAACATAGACATCTACCGAAGTCTGTAAAAATAAAGTGTTATATAGTTTGGAAAGAGTATTCATAAAAACATTAGTGAGGAGCACGCacttgttctgaacttgattttgattttggacatttttttgtttagctaCCCTTTTCAAAATGTCAGTAAATATATGCCGAACTTAGTTGCAAGTAAGGAAGGATATACTTCTTTCTAAGGAAGGGTTGGATGTTTAGTATGGGATCTTATTAACATAAAGGGATGACTGGGCTTCGTTGAGTCTTTTGTGGGGGTATTAatcaattaatcaaatttaatttgcttatctttttaaatgaaatccTGTCTCAGTACATTTATTTCcttaacttaatatttgtttataagaaATGAATAGGAAATCATTCCATAGGCAAGCTAGGAGTTACTTACCTTTAAAAAGGACAACATTTCCCTCGCTTAGTTGGATCTCACTAAGAGGATACTCCGTGGATCTCAAGAAAGGAACAGGGGCAGCATCCAGCCTCTTTTGGATCTCGAAAAGAGAAGCCACAGAAGCCTTGGCTCGCCAGCTTGTCTGTGTGCTTTATGCGTTGCGGCAATTATGTTAATTCCTGTCACTGACAATCGGTGTGAGACTCATCATCCCATTTTCTCAActcataaattataatttcagtggCTCTTTGTTCTTTCGCGCTCAGCATGACTTCCGCTTGATGATAACTCGTTTGCTGCTCTGCCGACTGCGCTGCAATTATCCTTGACGTTTGCTTGCGAGGATCCTTCGGCTCGGCCTTTTCGGAGTTCATTCTGTTCGGTTTCTCGTCTGCGATCATATGTTTTCGTAAACACTCAGCAGTAAACTTCTCATCCCGTTCCGCCCTCAGTTGCGTTTTGCCTGCCGCTCGGATCGGGTCGCACATGAATTACCGACGGTTTGATAAAGGAGTTAACTTGAAGTTCGCTGGCGATCGCAGATTCTAACGTACTTTAACGTACTATTTCGCAACGATCATGAAACTCGTTCATCAGTGCCAAGTGAGAGGTGAAATATGCAGGAAGATTTtagctaaataaatacaatgtGGGATAATACTGTGTAAGCCAGTGACTGATATTAAATGAGTAATCAAATCTACTTATCATTAGTATTAGCAAGTGAAaggtgaaaaagtttttgctaAGAGTAATAGTTTTTCAAATCAAACACTAAGTACTACTGTTTAATTACTTAGTAAATGATATGAAATCATTTATTAATCTATGTGAGATAGGATTCAAATCTATTTGACAATAGAATTTGCCAGTgaaaagttattattatagtttttgaaatCAAGTACTGGATAATTCTGGATAGTTGTTCAGTGattgatattatattatttattcgtCTCTTTTGAGGaatcaaatcaatttatttatagaatATGCAAGTGAAAAGTTTTTGCTAAAAGTTCTAGTTTTTGAAATCAAATACTGTGAatgatatttaattatatattaatgtcTGTGAGATCAGCAATCAAATCTATTTATCTAGACACCTAAAGATATTAATATCTTCAAAAATAACGTTATCCGCAGAACAGTCCCCATCTAATCAAACAAGATGCAATTAATTAGCTTTCCCTTCTTACCTAGGACATTCTGATCGCATATCAACTGATCCTAATCACAAATTGCCCATATCAATGTTAATTTGAAGGCTTGTTCCCCGGACTGATTTAGCGATTATAAATTGCCGAAAATATTTCTTCGTCTTGTGAAATATACAAGGTATGAGTAGGTAAATGCGAGTGTGTTTGAGTGTTTGAATCCTACCCCCGATTGCGAGGAAGGGTATGGAGCAGGAAAAGGAGCTGGGTGTCGCAGTAGGTGCGTCTCAATTGAAACTGACAGTTGGCGAAAAATGACACGATGCGTAAGAGAATGCGGCTTTTGTGCTTTGTTAGGGGTTTTGCCCATTGTTCAGCTTGGCCGCTGTTGTCTGCGATTCCGCAGaggcacaacaacaacacaacacGGGGCGACACAGAAAGGAGCTTCTAGGACCTCTGCTCattggtgtttttgttttttgccgaGCGCGCCGGTCGTCGATGTGTGTACACTTTTGTCTCGATTGGCCTCTATAATCCTCTTGGCGTGCATTGTTTGCTGATCTAACCGCAGAAGCCAGCGCATTCGCCCTAGGAGCTTATAACTTGTGGCCCATCGATTAACCAATTTGCTTGCTCTCTGCTCCGATTTTTGCAGTCTgaatcatcatcagcagcagcatctccacgctcagcagcagcagcagcagcagacgcCAGCTGCGGCTGGGGCTGC contains:
- the LOC128253871 gene encoding leukocyte elastase inhibitor; translation: MFDFNLEFARGGARFTTELFQLLATGGLKENVVFSPFSIQTCIALAFAGSQGETADEIAKVLHFVSNFPPEVAQTFQFVLEKYRNSNLLRVANKLYVQEGKQLKPAYQAAIKEQYHSEAESINFALSDAAAQAINAWVNAKTQGKITELVSADSFSDLTRLVLLNALHFKGSWAHKFDEKRTEEDDFWLGEEEKVKISYMNQKAKFGYGYFEDLGCTALEMPYQDSDLSMLVLLPQELTGLYSLAEKLKTVNVVDLADKMTVEEVHVKFPKFKVEYSLDLGEKLKQLGLSKMFTDEAEFNNLLESPEGIFVSRVLHKATIEVNEEGTEAAAATGMIMMTRMMTFPLQFQADRPFLYVIWNKKNILFAGAFVKAA